A portion of the Elusimicrobiota bacterium genome contains these proteins:
- a CDS encoding efflux RND transporter periplasmic adaptor subunit has product MSTQQKIIISVVVLVLLIGGLFLFKKKKKTGQMAEIQPTRGSIAIEFRETGTVSPRNRLEIKPQVSGRLEDILVVEGQKVKKGEVLVWMSSTDRAALLDVAREKGDAEFQKWSDAYKPTPIISPLDGFIIARNKEPGQSVSVNDIILVMADKLIVEAVVDETDLRYIKLGQVVKIFLDAYPDKYFSGTVEHIAYESTVVNNVTVYEVKIKPLNPPSDFRSGMTATIEVTADKREDVLLLPSDVIIEKGDKKFVSIKTKNGKSRLKEIGVGISDGKKTEITDGIDEEDIILSTSKISKRDKASQARFGGIPGIGGGR; this is encoded by the coding sequence ATGTCTACTCAACAGAAAATAATTATTTCGGTTGTTGTTTTGGTTTTGCTCATTGGTGGGCTGTTTTTATTCAAGAAAAAGAAAAAAACCGGTCAGATGGCTGAAATTCAGCCGACGAGAGGTTCTATCGCGATTGAGTTTCGTGAAACAGGCACGGTTAGCCCTAGAAATCGGCTTGAAATAAAGCCGCAGGTTTCAGGTCGGCTTGAAGATATACTTGTTGTAGAAGGCCAGAAAGTCAAAAAAGGCGAGGTGCTTGTGTGGATGAGTTCTACCGACCGTGCGGCGCTTTTGGATGTTGCCCGTGAAAAAGGCGATGCAGAATTCCAAAAGTGGTCGGATGCGTATAAACCGACGCCGATAATCTCGCCGCTTGACGGTTTTATTATTGCAAGAAACAAAGAGCCAGGGCAGAGCGTATCGGTGAATGATATAATTCTGGTGATGGCTGATAAACTGATAGTTGAAGCGGTTGTAGACGAAACAGACCTGCGATATATAAAATTGGGACAGGTTGTAAAAATATTTCTGGACGCTTATCCGGATAAATACTTTTCCGGCACAGTGGAGCATATTGCATATGAATCTACAGTTGTAAATAATGTCACGGTCTATGAGGTTAAAATCAAGCCGTTAAATCCGCCATCTGATTTTCGTTCTGGTATGACGGCTACCATAGAAGTAACCGCCGACAAAAGAGAGGATGTTCTGCTTCTTCCGTCGGATGTAATAATTGAGAAGGGCGATAAAAAATTTGTCAGTATCAAAACAAAAAACGGTAAAAGCAGGTTAAAAGAAATCGGCGTTGGCATTAGCGACGGCAAAAAAACGGAAATCACCGATGGAATTGACGAAGAAGATATAATTTTGAGCACATCAAAAATTTCTAAAAGAGACAAAGCATCACAAGCAAGATTCGGCGGTATTCCCGG